TTAGCGATGATCTTGATCGGACTCTTCAACTCGTCGAGGATCTCCTGTACCGCTATCACATCAGCTTTGCTGCGCACGAATGAGTGGGCAATGAAATCGACATCATGTTTGACTGACAATGCAATAAACTCACGATCTCGTTCTGTGATGGCCGGCAGACTGATGCGCACACCGGGGATGTTAACACTCTTGCGGCTCCCCACGGTGCCGTCGTTCTGGGCACTACAGAGCAGGTAACCGGGAGTGACGGCGATCACCTTCAGATCAATCTCACCATCATCAATCAGGATATCATCGCCCACCTTCATCTCTTCCGTGATGTTGGGATAGGAGATGCAGATGGTTTCGCGTGTGGAGATGCCGGCAGGATTGCCAACAATCTTCACCTGGTCGCCCGTCTTGAGATCAATGGGGTTTTCGGCAACGGTAGTCCGTATCTCAGGGCCCTTGGTGTCTACAAGAATAGCAATACGGTTTGATACCTCACGGGTGTTGTTGATGATTTTCAAAAAACCCTCTTCATCGAGGTGTGCTGAGTTAAGCCGCACCACATTCATTCCTGCCTCAAACAGTTCACGGAGAAAAGGCACGTCGCATCGCTTGTCGGAAATGGTAGCGATGATCTTAGTTTGTTTAAGCATATATTTCTTTTGGATTGTTCAATTTATGTAACGTTTGGATTTACTTTTTGTTTGCTTCCAGTAACGCTTCCAAAGCCAGTCGATAGGAGTCGAGGCCAAACCCGGCTATCACACCGCGGCAGACGGCCGACAGCAGGGAGTGGTGACGGAACTCTTCCCTGGCATGTACGTTGGAGATATGCACCTCCACAACCGGTGCGGGCACGGCTTTGATCGCATCACGCATGGCCACAGAGGTGTGGGTGTAGCCCCCGGCATTGAGGATGATGCCATCGCTTCCATAACCTGCCTCCTGGATCTTGTTGATCAACTCCCCTTCCACATTCGACTGGTAAACAGTGAGAGTGACAGCAGGGTAAGCAGCCTGCAATCTGTCCAGGTAGTGATCAAAAGATTGGCTGCCATAGGTCTCCGGTTCACGGAGACCCAGCAGGTTCAGGTTGGGACCGTTGATGATTTGAATCTTCATAAAAGTAATTTTGAGTACCGGATTTCCGATATCGGTCTAGGGCATTCACATCCCAAAACAGCGATATCAGAGTCCTTCTTTTCACTGCAAAGATACAACTATTTCCCGGTGAAAGAATCATTTCTGTCATTCAGTATTTCATCTTCAAAACCATCACGTTGATGCAAAAAAAACCGGTGGTGTCACATCAAAGCAACACCACCGGAATCAAAGTGTATGATCGTTATTATCAGTTTTATTCCTCAACAGTCCCTACCGCTTCTCCGGCCGGCTCACCATAGTGCGCCGCAGCCATCCGCTGGTAGGAGCGATAACGCCATTGCGCGTTATCACGGGCTGCATCGAACAGCTCGTCGGCCTGACGGGGGAAAGACTTGATCAGCTGCGTGTAACGCACCTCTCCCATCAGGAAGTCGCGGAACTTGCTCCAGTCCGGTTCCTTGCTGTCGAGTTGGAACGGGTTCTTCCCTTCATCTTCCAGGCGCGGATCATAGCGCCAGAGGTGCCAGTAACCGCATTCTACCGCTGCTTTCTCTTCCGACTGTGCAGTACCCATACCCTTTTTCAGTCCATGGCTGATACAGGGCGAGTAGGCGATGATGATGGAGGGACCGTGATAGGACTCCGCCTCTTTCAAGGCCTTGAGGTAGTGCGACTGGTTGGCACCCATTGCTACCTGTGCAACGTAAACGTAGCCATAGGTGGCGGCGATCATGCCTAGATCCTTCTTGCGGATCCGCTTGCCCGCTGCCGCGAACTTGGCTACCGCAGCCGTTGGTGTGGACTTGGAAGACTGACCTCCGGTGTTGGAGTAGACTTCTGTGTCGAGCACCAGGATGTTGATATCCTGACCGCTGGCCAGCACATGGTCGAGACCGCCGAAGCCGATGTCATAGGCCCAGCCGTCACCACCAAACACCCAGATCGATTTCTTGGTGAGGTACTTTTCCATCGAGAGGATCTCCTGTGCCACGGGATGATTGACTCCTGTGAGGGCAGCCACCAGCTGTGCAGAAGCTTCTTTCGATCCCTCTGCATCAGCTTTCTTCTCCAGCCATTGGGTAAAGAGATCTTTCTGTTCTGCGGTGAAGTCATCGGATGCAAGACCTTTCTGCATCAGCTCGCTGAGGTGGTTGCGCATGCTGTTGTGTGCAATAACGAAACCATAACCGAACTCGGCATTGTCCTCAAAGAGCGAGTTGGCCCATGAGGGACCCTTGCCCTCCTCGTTCGTGGTGTAGGGGGTAGCCGGTGCGGAAGCTCCATAGATGGAGGAACATCCGGTGGCGTTGGCAATCATCATCCGGTCGCCATAGAGCTGTGTGATCAGCTTGATGTAGGGCGTTTCTCCACAACCGGAACAGGCTCCGGAGAACTCAAAGAGCGGTTTGGCGAACTGTGTATTCTTCACGTTCAGCGTCACATCGACCAGGTGCGCCTTGCTGGAGACATTCTTCACCATGTAATCCCAGTTCTGCTGGTTGTCATACTGCGTACCGATCGGCACCATCTCAAGTGCCTTCTCGCCCTTCTTGCCGGGACACACATCAACGCAGTTGCCGCAACCGAGACAGTCGAGCACGTCGACCTGAATGCGGAAAGCCATTCCGGACAGTTGCTTACCCTGTGCCTTTAGCAACTCAACGCCTTCACCCAGACCCTGCTGTTCCGATTCATCGAGTACAAACGGACGAATTGTGGCGTGGGGGCACACATAGGCACATTGGTTACACTGAATACAAGTATCAGGATTCCATACAGGTACGCTGGCAGCTACACCACGCTTCTCGAATGCTGTAGTCCCCTGCTCCCAAGTTCCGTCCTCACGTCCAGTGAAAGCAGACACCGGAAGGTCATACCCGCGCTGAGCGTTCACGGGACGTACCACCTGATGGATAAAGGCAGGAGCATCATCGGTTGTTGTCTCAACAACACCCAGCGTTGCCCATTCTGGCAGCACCTCTACCTCTTCCACGTCACCACCGCGATCAACGGCAGCAAAGTTCATCTTCACCACCTCTTCACCCTTCTTTCCGTAGGACTTCACAATGAATTTCTTCATCTGCTCCACCGCCTGGTCGTAGGGGATCACGTTCGAGATCTTGAAGAATGCCGATTGCAGGATGGTGTTGGTACGGTTGCCCAGGCCAATTTCATCAGCTATTACCGTCGCATTGATGATATAGAAGCGAATGTTGTTCAACGCGAAGTAGCGCTTCACATTGTCGGGCAGGTGGTTGGCCACCTCTTCTTTGGGCCATACTGAGTTCAGCAGGAAAGTACCGTTCTTCTTCAATCCCTTGGTCACATCATAAAGATGCAGATAGGCCGGCACATGGCATGCCACGAAATTGGGAGTGTTCACCAGATAGGTGGAACGGATGGCATTGTCGCCAAAACGTAGGTGTGAACAGGTGAAACCGCCCGACTTCTTGGAGTCGTAGGCAAAGTATGCCTGCACATATTTGTCGGTGTTGTCACCAATGATCTTGATCGAATTCTTGTTGGCACCAACGGTACCATCAGAACCCAACCCGTAAAACTTGGCCTCATAGGTGGTCTCATCCATCGCAACCTCCTCCTTCATGGGGAGCGACTTGAAAGTGACATCGTCCACGATGCCGATGGTGAAATCATTCTTCGGCAGGTTCATCGAGAGATTCTCGAATACCGAGAGGATCTGTGAGGGAGTAGTATCTTTCGATGAAAGACCGTAGATACCGCCCACCACCTCCGGTGCATTCTCCTTGCCAAAGTAGCAGTCCTTCACATCCAGGTATAGCGGCTGACCGGTAGCTCCCGGCTCCTTGGTGCGGTCGAGCACCGCAATCCTTTTCGCAGTGGCTGGTACTGCCGAGAGGAAGGCGGATGCCTTGAAGGGGCGGTAAAGGTGTACAGCTACCACACCCACCTTCTCACCCTTGGCGGTGAGATGATCCACAACCTCACGGATGGTTTCCGTAACAGAGCCCATGGCGATCACCACCCGTTCCGCTTCCGGATCACCGTAGTAGTCGAACAATCCATACTTGCGGCCTGTGACGGCTGCCAACTTATCCAGATACTTCTCCACCACGTCCGGCACATTGGCATAGAATGGGTTGGAGGCTTCGCGTGCCTGGAAATAAATATCGTCGTTCTGTGCTGTTCCGCGTGTCACGGGTGCATCGGGCGAGAGGGCCCTGTCGCGGAATCCTTTGAGTGCTTCCTGATTGATCAGCGGTGCCAGGTCGTCGTTCGTCAATGCTTCAATCTTCTGGATCTCGTGTGAAGTGCGGAATCCGTCGAAGAAATGAAGGAAGGGGATACGACTCTCAATTGCTGCCAGGTGTGCTACCGCCGACATGTCCATCACCTCCTGCACCGAACCGGTAGCAAAGAGGGCGAAGCCGGTGGGGCGTGCAGCCATCACATCCTGATGATCACCGAAGATGGAAAGGGCATGCGATGCCAATGCTCGTGCCGACACATGAAAGACACCCGGAAGCAACTCCCCTGCCATCTTATACATGTTGGGCAGCATCAGCAGCAGTCCCTGTGAGGCGGTAAAGGTGGAGGTGAGGGCGCCGGCCTGCAACGATCCGTGCATGGCCCCGGCAGCTCCCGCTTCCGATTGCATTTCCTGCACCAGGACTGGCTGCCCGAAGATGTTTTTCCTCCCGGCAGCTGCCCACTCATCCACATACTCCGCCATGGTGGAGGAGGGTGTGATCGGGTAGATTGCAGCCACCTCGCTGAACATGTAGGCGATGTGTGCAGCAGCCTGATTCCCGTCGCAGGTCAAATAATTTTTCTGTTTTGCCATAATGATATGTTTACTAAAAATGTTAAATTTTAGTTAATAATGTGCTAATTTATTGGGCTTCGGACTACGAAATTACGATAAAAAAGCGGAAACAACAAAAGATGCTCGCTTTTTGTTCACTCTCGTCACCCCATTCCTCAGGAGAAAATTTAAAATATATTAATTTTTAATCTTTACCGGCATGTGAATGTTATAATAACGTATCATTGCATCTCATGCCTCTTCAATTGTCAGGGCATACTGACCTTTTATCAACCACAGGGGATTCAGACCACATCATCATGTTTGATCCTTTGAAATAAATCGATGCTGAGGGGCAAACAATACAGATGATACTGATGCGACATTCACAATTGAAACAAATACAACAAAGACCATATGAAGATTGTAATCATTGCCAACAGGCTACCGGTAAAAATTGAACGTTCAGAAGAGGGATTCACCATTGAACGCAGTGAAGGAGGACTGGCTACCGGTCTCGGATCACTGGAGACCAAAGCTGAGAAGTATTGGGTTGGCTGGCCCGGCATCCACACCGACGATGAAACGGAGAGACAAGAGATCACCGAAAAGCTTCACGAGCTCAACTTCCATCCGGTTTTCCTGAGTGACGAACAGATCAGCAACTACTACGAGGGGTACAGCAACAGCACCATCTGGCCCCTCTGCCACTATTTCTTCTCTTATATTGAATACAAGGCGGAGTACTGGGCAGCATACCGCGAGGTGAACGCCCTCTTCAGCCGGGAGTCGCTCCCTTTCATCGAGAACGATGACATCGTGTGGGTACAGGACTACCAGCTGATGCTGCTGCCGAAGATGATACGCGACCGGAAACCGGCTACCAGCATCGGTTACTTCCACCACATACCCTTCCCCTCCTATGAGCTCTTCAGGGTACTCCCCGAACGGGAGGAGGTGCTGGAAGGATTGTTGGGAGCCGACTTGATCGGCTTTCACACGCACGACTACATGCGTCACTTCATCAGTGCCATCTACCGCGTGCTCAACCTGAACTGCAACCTCGACGAGATCACCCTCAAGGAGCGGATTGTACATGTGGATGCCTTCCCCATGGGAATCAACTATGAGCAGTACCACGAGGCACCCGCATTGCCTGCGGTACGCGAGAAATCGGCCATGCTCAGGGAAAAGCTGTCAGACAAGCAGGTGATCCTTTCGGTGGACCGCCTCGACTACAGCAAGGGGATCCTGCACCGGCTCGACGGGTACGCCCAGTTCCTGGAAAACAACCCTGAATACCACGAGCAGGTGTCACTGGCCATGATCGTGGTTCCCTCACGCGACAACGTGGAGATGTATGCTGAGCTGAAAGCGAAGATAGACCAGGCCATCGGCGAGATCAACGGCAGGTATGCCAGACTGGGCTGGAGCCCCATCTTCTACTTCTATCGCAGCTTCTCGTTCGAGGAGTTGATTGCCATGTATGACATCGCTGACATCGCACTGGTAACACCATTGCGTGACGGGATGAACCTGGTAGCCAAAGAGTACCTCGCCGCCAAGCGGGATCAACCGGGTGTACTCATCCTCAGCGAAATGGCTGGCGCATCCATCGAATTGCAGGATGCACTGATCATCAACCCCAACGACAAGGATGAGATCGAGAAGGCGATCCTGCAGGCGCTCACCATGCCGTTAGAGGAGAAAAGGGAACGAATGAGCCGGATGCAGAAACGGATCGCCTCCCGCACCGTGAAGCGCTGGGCAAACGATTTTGTGAAAGAGCTTCGAAGCATCAAGGAACAGAACAGGGAGATCCTGCAGAAGGTGGTGGGTAAGCGGCAGCTAACCCAAATAAAGAGCGCCTACGATGAGGCTTCTTCACGACTTATCCTACTCGACTATGATGGCACCCTCTCACCCTTCGTCAGGAAACCGGAAGATGCCATTCCCTCGGAACAGTTATTAGAACTGATCAGAAGAATGAGTGCTGACAAGCACAACAAGGTTGTGATCAACAGCGGTCGCAACCACCAGATCCTGGACAAGTGGTTCGCTGGGCTCCCTATCGACTTTGCCGCTGAACATGGTGTCTTTTACAAAGATGACGGAGTGTGGCACCGCAATATAATGGAGGAGATCGAGTGGGATGAAGAGATCCTCGACATCATTCATCACACAATCGATAAGACGCCCCGCTCGCACCTGGAGCAGAAGGATGCAGCCCTGGTATGGCATTACCGCAACGTGGATGTATGGCTGGCCGAGCTGCGTGCACAACAGTTGATCAATGCACTGATTGGCCCCTGTGCACGACTCAACCTGCAAATTGTGCCGGGCAACAAGATTGTAGAGATCAAACCACCCGATTACAACAAGGGAAGTGAAGTGATTCGTCGCCTGGAGAAGGACACTTACGACTTCGTGCTGGCGATTGGTGACGACACCACCGACGAGGATATGTTCCGCGCCCTGCCGACCGACGGTATCAGCATCAAGGTGGGCAGCTTCTCACCGGCGGCGAAGTATCGCATCCCCCTTCAATCCTCCGTGATACCGTTCCTCTCCAAACTGATACAACAATAAAGCAGCACAATCAAGATGGAAATTATCGATCAATTTATCTCACCGGAAAGCCCTCTCCGTTATCCTCTCATCGCGTTACTCTTCCTGACACTCTTTGGAATCCTGACACTGATCTACAGGCAGATCATTAAAATGTGGCGCAAACGGGTCCACAATAGCAAAAGCGTGCTGGACGACTTTATCGTGCGACTCTTCACCCTTCCGGGCATATGGCTTATCTTCGCCCTGCTGCTCAACCTTTTCAGCGGACTGCTCAGCGAAGAGGAGCAGGTCTACAACGTGCTGCGCAAGATAAGCCAGATCATGCTGATCCTCATCGTCGGCTGGATCCTGGTACAGGTGGTCAGGGCTCTCTTTCACCACTGGCAGAAGAAGTTCGACATCGAGAACCCCAACAACCTGGAAGCGCGCAAGCGCCTCACCCAGATGAACATGATTGAACGGATCATGGTGGTCACCATCGTCTTCCTCTTCATCGCCATTGCACTGATGACCATTGAGCAGGTGAGACAGCTCGGGATGAGCCTGCTGGCATCGGCCGGTGTGGCCGGTATCATCATCGGCTTCGCCGCCCAGCGCAGCTTCGGACAGATCTTCTCCGGCATCCAGATTGCCTTTACACAGCCCATCAGGTTGGATGACGTGGTGGTGATCGAGGGGGAGTGGGGTCGCGTGGAAGAGATACACATCACCTACGCTGTGGTGAGGATATGGGATGAGCGGAGGCTGATCGTACCAATCGATTACTTCCTCAACAACCCGATACAGAACTGGACGCGCAGCACTTCGCAGATACTGGGCAGCGCCATGCTCTATGTCTCATACGACTTGCCGGTGGAGCCGTTGCGCGAGGAGCTGGCCCGCATCGTGAAGGATGATCCCAACTGGGATGGCAGGGCACAGAACATACAGGTGACCGACAGCAGGGAATGGTTCAAGGAACTGCGGGTTCTGGTGAGCAGTGCCGACTCCTCACGCAACTGGGACCTGCGGGTGGCCGTGCGCGAGAAACTGATCGACTTTATCAACACCCACTACCCTGGCTCATTTGCAAAGATAACCGCCGGCACACCCTCATCTGCCGCTCCGGCAATCCGGCAGGCATCTGATCAGGGCCCATCCTAACACCCTGTTTAAGGGCGTATAAACTTGGAGAGCTCCTTCTCCTCGGAGAAGAGCACCGCGGTGTTGATCAGCGCCAGGTGCGAGTAGGCCTGCGGGAAGTTGCCCAACTGCCGCTTGGTACGGAAGTCGAGGTCCTCACTATAAAGCCCCACATGGTTCGAATAGGAGATCATCTTCTCGAAGATCTCCTTCGCCTCCTCCCGCTCGCCGATCATGAAGAGCGCCTCGACCAGCCAGAAGGTACAAATGGTGAAGGAGGAGGTGGGCACCCCAAAGTCATCCTCCGCCTTGTAGCGGTACATCAGTCCCTCATGGTAGAGGTTCTCCTTGATCGCCTTCACCGTCTTCACATAGCGCTCATCGTCCGGGGCGATAAAATCGTAAAACTGCATCAGCAACAGCGACGAATCGTAGTCCCTGTTGCCGTAAGCCTGCGTGAAGCATTGCAGCTCCTCGTTCCACCCATTCTCATGGACCTCCGCGCGAATCGATTCGGCTTCATCGCGCCACTTTCTGGCGTAGCTGTCCTTGTGCAGCAGCTCCGCGATCAGGGAAGCCCTGTCGAAAGCCACCCAGCTCATCACCTTGGAGAATACGAAATGCATCTCCCGGGTGCGGAACTCCCATATGCTGCGGTCCGGCTTGTGCCAGGCTGCCTTCACCGAGCGCACCATGTTCTTGATGATCTCCCAGATCTCCTCCACCTCGTCGAGTGTGCCGGGGAAGTAGAGGTAGTACTTGTAGATCACATCCATCAGGTAGCCGATGGAGTCGTTCTGTACCTGGTGGTAAGCAGCGTTGCCAATCCGCACCGGGCGTGAGTGCTCGTAACCGCTCAGGTGATCGAGTGTCTCTTCGGTGAGCGTTTGCTCGCCGCGGATGCCGTACATGATCTGTATCGGCTCATCGCGCGACGACTTGAGTATTTTCTTCACGAAGCCGATGAAGCGTTCCGCGGCGGTACGCTGTTTCATAAAGAGCAGCGTGTCGATCGACATGGAGGCATCGCGCAGCCAGCAGAAGCGGTAATCCCAGTTGCGGGTCTCACCGATGCTCTCCGGCAGGCTGGTGGTGGCTGCCGCCAGCATCGCCCCGGAGCTTTGGTAGGAGAGCAGCTTGAGCACCAGCAGGCTGCGCTTGATCATGTCGTTGT
This genomic window from Dysgonomonadaceae bacterium zrk40 contains:
- a CDS encoding glycoside hydrolase family 15 protein, whose translation is MQNLDYGIIGNCRTAALVSKTGSIDWFCLPDFDSPSIFAALLDREKGGSFHFEVSADYQITQRYNGHTNILLTRFESPDHGFIVFDYMPRYTTEANRYYMPPEIHRYIRVTKGQPTVRVVYDPQINYAREKVRHEIGDQYIKTHSEEDSEDKVYLYSSLDFEKVLNREEVVLEGHQFFLLSYNQKLVTVDINRILLDYERTKVYWLNYVNRSREYYQYNDMIKRSLLVLKLLSYQSSGAMLAAATTSLPESIGETRNWDYRFCWLRDASMSIDTLLFMKQRTAAERFIGFVKKILKSSRDEPIQIMYGIRGEQTLTEETLDHLSGYEHSRPVRIGNAAYHQVQNDSIGYLMDVIYKYYLYFPGTLDEVEEIWEIIKNMVRSVKAAWHKPDRSIWEFRTREMHFVFSKVMSWVAFDRASLIAELLHKDSYARKWRDEAESIRAEVHENGWNEELQCFTQAYGNRDYDSSLLLMQFYDFIAPDDERYVKTVKAIKENLYHEGLMYRYKAEDDFGVPTSSFTICTFWLVEALFMIGEREEAKEIFEKMISYSNHVGLYSEDLDFRTKRQLGNFPQAYSHLALINTAVLFSEEKELSKFIRP
- a CDS encoding bifunctional alpha,alpha-trehalose-phosphate synthase (UDP-forming)/trehalose-phosphatase, encoding MKIVIIANRLPVKIERSEEGFTIERSEGGLATGLGSLETKAEKYWVGWPGIHTDDETERQEITEKLHELNFHPVFLSDEQISNYYEGYSNSTIWPLCHYFFSYIEYKAEYWAAYREVNALFSRESLPFIENDDIVWVQDYQLMLLPKMIRDRKPATSIGYFHHIPFPSYELFRVLPEREEVLEGLLGADLIGFHTHDYMRHFISAIYRVLNLNCNLDEITLKERIVHVDAFPMGINYEQYHEAPALPAVREKSAMLREKLSDKQVILSVDRLDYSKGILHRLDGYAQFLENNPEYHEQVSLAMIVVPSRDNVEMYAELKAKIDQAIGEINGRYARLGWSPIFYFYRSFSFEELIAMYDIADIALVTPLRDGMNLVAKEYLAAKRDQPGVLILSEMAGASIELQDALIINPNDKDEIEKAILQALTMPLEEKRERMSRMQKRIASRTVKRWANDFVKELRSIKEQNREILQKVVGKRQLTQIKSAYDEASSRLILLDYDGTLSPFVRKPEDAIPSEQLLELIRRMSADKHNKVVINSGRNHQILDKWFAGLPIDFAAEHGVFYKDDGVWHRNIMEEIEWDEEILDIIHHTIDKTPRSHLEQKDAALVWHYRNVDVWLAELRAQQLINALIGPCARLNLQIVPGNKIVEIKPPDYNKGSEVIRRLEKDTYDFVLAIGDDTTDEDMFRALPTDGISIKVGSFSPAAKYRIPLQSSVIPFLSKLIQQ
- the aroQ gene encoding type II 3-dehydroquinate dehydratase, with translation MKIQIINGPNLNLLGLREPETYGSQSFDHYLDRLQAAYPAVTLTVYQSNVEGELINKIQEAGYGSDGIILNAGGYTHTSVAMRDAIKAVPAPVVEVHISNVHAREEFRHHSLLSAVCRGVIAGFGLDSYRLALEALLEANKK
- the nifJ gene encoding pyruvate:ferredoxin (flavodoxin) oxidoreductase — its product is MAKQKNYLTCDGNQAAAHIAYMFSEVAAIYPITPSSTMAEYVDEWAAAGRKNIFGQPVLVQEMQSEAGAAGAMHGSLQAGALTSTFTASQGLLLMLPNMYKMAGELLPGVFHVSARALASHALSIFGDHQDVMAARPTGFALFATGSVQEVMDMSAVAHLAAIESRIPFLHFFDGFRTSHEIQKIEALTNDDLAPLINQEALKGFRDRALSPDAPVTRGTAQNDDIYFQAREASNPFYANVPDVVEKYLDKLAAVTGRKYGLFDYYGDPEAERVVIAMGSVTETIREVVDHLTAKGEKVGVVAVHLYRPFKASAFLSAVPATAKRIAVLDRTKEPGATGQPLYLDVKDCYFGKENAPEVVGGIYGLSSKDTTPSQILSVFENLSMNLPKNDFTIGIVDDVTFKSLPMKEEVAMDETTYEAKFYGLGSDGTVGANKNSIKIIGDNTDKYVQAYFAYDSKKSGGFTCSHLRFGDNAIRSTYLVNTPNFVACHVPAYLHLYDVTKGLKKNGTFLLNSVWPKEEVANHLPDNVKRYFALNNIRFYIINATVIADEIGLGNRTNTILQSAFFKISNVIPYDQAVEQMKKFIVKSYGKKGEEVVKMNFAAVDRGGDVEEVEVLPEWATLGVVETTTDDAPAFIHQVVRPVNAQRGYDLPVSAFTGREDGTWEQGTTAFEKRGVAASVPVWNPDTCIQCNQCAYVCPHATIRPFVLDESEQQGLGEGVELLKAQGKQLSGMAFRIQVDVLDCLGCGNCVDVCPGKKGEKALEMVPIGTQYDNQQNWDYMVKNVSSKAHLVDVTLNVKNTQFAKPLFEFSGACSGCGETPYIKLITQLYGDRMMIANATGCSSIYGASAPATPYTTNEEGKGPSWANSLFEDNAEFGYGFVIAHNSMRNHLSELMQKGLASDDFTAEQKDLFTQWLEKKADAEGSKEASAQLVAALTGVNHPVAQEILSMEKYLTKKSIWVFGGDGWAYDIGFGGLDHVLASGQDINILVLDTEVYSNTGGQSSKSTPTAAVAKFAAAGKRIRKKDLGMIAATYGYVYVAQVAMGANQSHYLKALKEAESYHGPSIIIAYSPCISHGLKKGMGTAQSEEKAAVECGYWHLWRYDPRLEDEGKNPFQLDSKEPDWSKFRDFLMGEVRYTQLIKSFPRQADELFDAARDNAQWRYRSYQRMAAAHYGEPAGEAVGTVEE
- a CDS encoding mechanosensitive ion channel, producing the protein MEIIDQFISPESPLRYPLIALLFLTLFGILTLIYRQIIKMWRKRVHNSKSVLDDFIVRLFTLPGIWLIFALLLNLFSGLLSEEEQVYNVLRKISQIMLILIVGWILVQVVRALFHHWQKKFDIENPNNLEARKRLTQMNMIERIMVVTIVFLFIAIALMTIEQVRQLGMSLLASAGVAGIIIGFAAQRSFGQIFSGIQIAFTQPIRLDDVVVIEGEWGRVEEIHITYAVVRIWDERRLIVPIDYFLNNPIQNWTRSTSQILGSAMLYVSYDLPVEPLREELARIVKDDPNWDGRAQNIQVTDSREWFKELRVLVSSADSSRNWDLRVAVREKLIDFINTHYPGSFAKITAGTPSSAAPAIRQASDQGPS